The genome window TCGGAAAACCGTGTTCTCATTCAGAAATCAGGGAGACGTGTTTCGTCTTCGGGGAATCGGGGCGTACGGTACTGGAACGCGGATCCGGAAGGCGCATTGAAAAGCAGGAGGCCCTGAGGCTGCTTGACCGCGCCGAGGAAGCCGGCTTCATCTTACAGCCTCAGAACTCCCGCTCCCCGGAATTCATCTGCTGCTGCTGCGGCGACTGCTGTCATGTTTTGCGCGCGCTTAAAAAACTGCCGCGCCCCGCTGAGCATTTCCATTCGCCATGCGTCGTCGTTGTCGATATCGAAGGGTGCAGGGGGTGCGGAAAATGCGTGAAACGATGCGGCATGGAGGCCATCCGCATGGACGGGAAGCTCGCCGTCATCGATGCCGGCCGTTGTCTGGGATGCGGCGCCTGCCTGAGCGTCTGCCCGCATTCAGCCCTGGAATTGATCGTTAAAAAAAAGCTGAAACCGGTCCCGTTTACGCAGACCACGCTCTATGTGCGCATTCTTCGCGAACGTTTCGGTGTAAGCGGCCTTTTACGCCTCGCGGCGCGGCTTGCAAGCGGCCGAAAGCCGTAGACGCGTCGGCACGGCGCGAATTCCCCGCAAGGCAGGCACGGCATGACATGTCAGCGCCCTTACATGTGCCGGATACCTGAGAGCAGATCCTCGACCCTGTCAAGTTTCATCAGCACCAGCCCGGAATCGTCCGGCTTCCGTATCACAAGGAGTTGATCACCCCTTTTTATATCAAGATCGTTTCGAAGCTCAACCGGTATCGCGATCTGGCCCTTGTCGCTTACGGTCACTATTCCGTAAATGGTCTTTTTCTCGGATGCTTTTTTCATTACCGGACCTGTATCAATCAAAATACAATAACACAATCACTTTATACGCC of Spirochaetota bacterium contains these proteins:
- a CDS encoding AbrB/MazE/SpoVT family DNA-binding domain-containing protein, translated to MKKASEKKTIYGIVTVSDKGQIAIPVELRNDLDIKRGDQLLVIRKPDDSGLVLMKLDRVEDLLSGIRHM